ATGTCTGGTCTGATGGATGTATTGAACTTGGTAAGTTTGAAGTGTTATTTAACGACATCTGTCTGATTCAATTTTGTCATCGTAGTTGCATCTCAAGTAGTTGCTGCTCAGCCAATAATTCGCCATCTTGAAGTAGTTGGAGTCGATAGTTTAAGAATGGTTTGGGATTCTAACGAAATTTCTACTAATTTTAGTACCCGCCCTCTACAAGAAGTCGTCGATCACAGGCTCTTGTGTTCTAGCTCTCATAGGCCATCCTGAGGTTGTCAAGAAAGCTCAGTTTGATGAGGTCATTATGCAGGTTCATTTGCCTTAACTTTAATTAACAACCTTCTTTACCTATATTCTCTGGAGTGACGATGCGCTGCTCACCCAGTACAGAGAAAAAGAGCGACTTCTAGTTGGTTTCGTCTGCGATTACTTCCTTGGATCGATTATTACTTGAGCTTACTGTGTTTAAGCTTGCTTTTCGGTTATTGAACGCTACTCAGTCAAAGATCGGCTCTGTGGGACATTAATTCATTCGTCAACTAATCTCCTGACTGACAAGTTCGTAACTCTTCAACAATGTCTTCATATATGCGAACCATTCCTCAGATGTCCAATCAAACCGTTCTTTGCACAACGAAAAGTCATACCATGTTGAGGAAGGTTTAGCCACAGGAGCCTATCTGTTCTCGAGCTGCAGAATCGGGCAAGTCTATATCCGCTCGTTCCTTGTGCCATCCACTTCCGAGGAATGGATAACTACTACCAAAGTATAAGTAAGGCGTGAAGTTTCAATTGCTGACTTTTAACTCATAGCTGATGTGGGAAGATCCTGAGTGTACTATCACAATTTTAAAAAGAATGTATCGTTTAACGGTGCTGAATGTGAAGTTCAACGCTCAGCGCTCAGCTGTAACACTACTGAAAATGATTTTGATCTCCGTCTTAAATGATGGGTATCTCGATCTATTACAAACAACAAATCACTCTTTTGCACGGACCAAGATTTATTCCAGATTTATCCAGATATCCAGCAGCACTCTATATGATTCTTGCCGATTGACTGTAGCTGTAGCAAAGTAACCTTTCCTTTTGAAACGATCTGCGTAGGCTTGCTTTCATTTCCGACTCAGATTTTGCAGTCCGACCTATTTCTGTTGTTTGGTCTAACCCACTTGGCTTGGCTTGTCTCATgacttttcaaaaatgcTTCTTGATATTTCCCGTTACCCACAGACTCCCTTCCCTCCAAAAATCAAGCTCTGAGCAACCAATCAACAGCAATATATTAGTGCCCATTCGCCTTTGACCCAGTGCCATTCTGGAATTGGTTACTACCCCAATGATTCAGACGACCTTTTGAATTGAGGTTCTTAGTTGACCTACTGTCTATTTTTGATGATTAGACAAGGGCATGGTTCAAGCAACCTGATCAATCACCTCGCGGAGATCTGGTTCAAATATAGGGGACAAAAAGACACATCAAACTAACTGTTCGTTTCGTAGGGAAAAGGCACAACTGGCTGGGAGATGAGCACCAGCCACGCAAATCAGGGGTCTTCTGCAGTGCGGTAAGCACATTTCCTCTCTCACAAGCTAGGCATTTTGATTCGATAACGGGAAATGCGAATAGGGTGTTTGCCATCAGAATGCAATTTTGCGTCCAAAAACCTATAAAAGACATCAAGGCTTCCACGCAACTGTATTCTGAGCAACTTGTCTAGTTCGAACAACGCAACGATGCCCACTTTAACGTTGGCCAATGGAATCACATTCCACTACACAGACAGTGGTCTGCCCACCGATAACCAATATTCAACTCTGATCCTTGTCCATGGACACTCATTCAACAGCGGTATGTCAACGTATGCGCGCAGGGGATAGAATACATTTGATCTTTTTGTTAAAGGAACATTTAGGAAACTCACCTCTCTCGCCCCCTCTCGAGCTCTACGACTAATATGTGTTGATCGAAGAGAATACAACGGTTCCACCCCTTTCAGGCCCGAGGAACTGCGTATCATTAGCCAAGGAATTGATGACGAACGAGCATCCTTTCTTGCCGATCAGGGTCTTCTCATGGCTTTATTCATCGACGGCCTTATTCAAAACCTGTCTTTACCAATACAATGTGGAGGGGCAATCTCAGGATGGTCTTTGGGAAACCTGTATACTTTGGCTATGATCAACGCTATAGATCATCCTTATCTTTCCCAAGAAGTGCGAGAAAGATTGAAGGTTTTTTTATGGACGTACATCATATGGGGTGAGAATTCTTATCAATCATGCACTGAATACCAGTCGACCATCCGTCTGTATTAATAGAGGTTCCGTCGTACATCCTCGGCATTGACAATCCCCCCGGGTTCTATCTTCCGCTCTGGGATTATGACTTGCCTGAGGAACAACGAGGGCCGATGTTTAGTACATATGTCTCCAGCTGTTTCGACCATGGTGCCGACGTGCTTGCCACACGCGATAAAGCTCGGCTTAATTATCGAAATCCAACGCCAGGAACCTCCACAATCGACAAGATGACGCAGGAAGAAATTCTGTCGAGCACAAATTTCCTTGCGGGGCCCAAATGCGACACGTTCTTCCTTGAACATTCGTACTATGGAATACACCGCACAAACCTCCGGAAAGCACTTCTCGATGATGTTTCGAGTGTCGATAAATGGGGCATGAATGTATGGCATATCTATGGTGACAGCTGTAGCTGGAGCGTGGTGCTTTCGCCTTGGGTCTTGGAGGAACAATGTTTGAAAGCCAAcaaaaagattaatttcagAGCTATCAAGGGCACAAATCATTTTGTGTGTATTCGTGTTTCTTATATAAGTATGCATTACTGACATTGCATATAGCTAATGTGGGAGGACCCGGAGCGTGCTATTGCTGTGTTAAAAGAATGTCTGGTTTGACGGATGACGGATGTTATTTTGGTAATTTTGGCTTACTTAGTAAGATTGCCCTGTTTCAACACCATCTTCATCGTAAAGGTTTTCTCAAATATCTCGGCTCTTCCGGAGTCGTTTCAGGAATAAAAGATGACCGAATGCTTTTGGTGAATTCTGAGCCCTTGAACCAATGTGTACTCAACATAACATACGTAGTACACAATGTCATGCGCGAGTCCCTCTATATGACCGTGAAGAAGAGGGATAACTCGGTCATCCCTTTCAAATCTTACCTCCCCAGAATTTCCGGCGCGAATATTTTCACCAGAATGACAATTGAACACAGAACGCATCTGATCAACGGCGCCGATCAATGTTAGGCTGTTAGGCTAACATTCACTCATTAACTGCATCATGATTGGCAGCCGGATATTGACATATATTATATAATGCAGCCTTGAGGAACCCATACCACCTTCCATGTCTGCAACCTTTCAGTCCACAATGCAAACGTACACCATTGCAGCTGGTCTAGTGGCATTTGTTGTTGGCCTCCGACTTTATGCCAGCGCGGGCAAATCCAAGTTGCCTCTTCCTCCCGGTCCAAAAGGGTTGCCGTTAATTGGAAACTTGCTGGATATGCCCCGGACCCTAGAATGGCAGACATACCACAAGTGGGCTAAAGAGCTGAGTAAGTCGAGTTTTGCAACGTGGCGCAAGCATTCCTCATTCATGCTAACCGTCTGGCGAATCCCAGAAAGCGACATCATATACGTTAATGTGGCGGGAACATCATTGGTCGTGCTGGACTCGCTGGAAGCTTGTAAAGATTTACTCGACAAAAGGTCTACAAACTATTCTAGCAGGTACATACATCCATTTGAGTGTTTTTTGTAAGTCGGTTGACTCCAGGGACCGTGATGATTTTCAGACCTCGTATGCCCATGTTGATTGAATTGATGGGCTATGGATTTCTGGTTGCCATTATGGAATACGGTACGTGTGGTTCTAGCTCTTCCCATATATATAAATTCAACTAACTCACTTTTTGCCGTAGGCGAGCGATGGTATGAACCTGGTATCTAATTGTGCGCTCTCGTGTAAACGATTTCTATTTTTAGGCGCCAGCACCGACGCCTCATCCATCAGGCGCTCAATCCTGCAGCCGCATCGACAATTACACTCCCACCCACCCTCAAAGCAGCTCGAAACGTTCTCGGCAGATTTCTGGAAAAACCAAACGATATCATGGGCAATTTGAGACAGTAAGTGGCCAAGATGATATTGATTATCCAAAATGCACACATAATTGGACGAACAGTATGACGGGAGAAGCGATCATATCAATAGCCTACGGCTTGGATGTTTTGCCAGAGAACGATCCATATATACACCTTGCAGAAAAGGCCAACGAAGGACCAGTAGAGGCTGTGGTTCCGGGGGCATTCCTGGTCGACATGCTACCCTTCTTGAAATATGTTCCAGCGTGGGTCCCAGGAGCTGGATTCCAGAAAAAAGCGGCGAAATGGAAGGCCCTTGGTCAGGCTATGATAAATGTTCCGtttgaaaaaacaaaagaaaacatgGTGCGCTGAGACTTGATGAAGCATCATTACACCACTTTCTATGCTGACTGGCCGGTATGAATAGCGTGCAGGGATCTGTCCGCCTTGTTTAACCTCTACCTGTCTGGCCGAAATGGAGCATGGTGCAGCAGACGTAGCATACAGTGAGGAGAATATCAAAAACGCGGCTGGAACATTATATTCGGGTATGTCAACAATCCTCGCCTCTTAATTGCTGCTCAATTAATAATCCATTGTCTTGAAATAGTTGGAGCGGATACTGTAAGAAATAATTAGGCCTTCCAGCTATTCTCTATTAACTCTACTCCTCATCTACAAGACGTTGTCGATCGTAGGCTCATGTGTTCTAGCTCTCATAGACCATCCCGAAGTTGTCAAGAAAGCCCAGCTGGAGCTAGATAAGGTCATCAAGCCGGGTCACTTGCCTGATTTTAATGATCAGCCCTCTCTGCCATATATTACTGCCATCGTGAAGGAGGGTCTTCGCTGGAACGATGCGGTACCGATGGGTATGTCCACGCTCACAACCTTCTAATCTTTTATATAAATACGTTCGCATGAATAGGTGTCCCTCATCTGATAGAAGTCGAAGACGAATACAAAGGACACCGCCTTCCTGCTAGATCTATTGTTATAGCCAATAGCTGGTAAAAATTGCCTGCTTCtttgttatatttttttGACTTATCTTGATGTGACTCATAAGGGCTATTCTTCATGATGAAAAACTATATCCGGATCCATTTACCTTCAATCCAGATCGCTTTATGAAAGGTGACAGTCTTGATCCCAATGTACAAGACCCGGGGGAGGCATGTTGGGGATTTGGAAGACGGTAATGGACAATGTGGAATTAAGCATGACTTTACACTAATCATGCAATTTCCAGCATTTGCCCAGGAAGACACATGGCATTCTCAACAATCTGGATTGCCATAGCCTCTCTTCTTACTGTTTATGATATCAGAAAACAAGTTGACGAGGATGGGAATGCTATTGAGAACAACCACGAATATGTTTCCAATATTACATAGTGAGTTCAGAGTACCTGTTGTTATCGAATAAAATTGCTACTGAATTTTGGTACACTATTGAATCAGCTCCCCAAAGCCTTTTGTCGGGTCAATCACACCGCGCTCCAAGGAGGCAGAAAACCTCATTCGATCTTTCGCTTGGCAGAGCGCAATATGTTGATAAAAGTATTGTCCCATAGTTTCTGTACATACTAGTATTTATCAGGAGTCTCGCCTTATAGTTTGTGTCTCATATGCAAAGTACACTAATGACTTCCGCGCAAGTAAGAAAAGCGGTACTAGTACTAGAACTTGGAAGTTGAGTAACTCAACCGACGGTACGTGGTGTTAATCGCCGTTAAGCGCAGGTGTGGCTGGCAGGCAACAAGGTTGTCTAAACTTGTAGCATGCTCAGTAATCCCAAGCTCACCGAGGTTTAACAGAACCTTACGCCGTGATTGCTGCTTAGCGGAAAGATATCTGAAACATGTAGATGCACTAGCAATTTGCTCAAACAGGAAGATAGTCAATGCAACGAGTTTCAACAATGATATAATGAACATATTTGTAACAAAGATAATAGGCAAGTGGGGTAGAGAAAAAACatcaaagcaaaaaacaagCGAAGCATATGAAAGCAGAGCATGTGGATATCTAGGAGATGAGGCACTAAAACTAAAAGCAGTACTGgagaaagcaaaacaaaGAGGAAACGGGAGGATAAGTGTAAAAATAGCTAATCAACTACACCGTTAATGCTCCTCCGAGTCCTCAATGTTAAGAAGTACACAGAAACCCTTTTTCTGCACCAATGTGATTTCCTCCTGCTGATACATAGCATCAAGCAATGCCACCCAGTCCTCTGATTTGAAGGAGGGATGTGCGGCAGAGTTCCCTACATTCGTGAACACATTTGTTCGATGGGAAATTAATTGCATGGCAAAGGTGTTGCCGCACAGACGTTGTATCCATTTTAGGTCAGCCTGATGACCAGGTTTTGCGTTCGAAACAAAATCGGTCAATATTTTTTGTGCAGCCTGACACCGCTGATTATCAATGATGTTGGACGCCGTAGGACCAGTGACGCTGATCTGACTCGAAAGATATAATTTCCACAACGAGGCAGTGTAGTAGGATTGACCATCTGGTCGCGGAAGAGCAAGCATCCGGGCAAGGGAAATCTGTGCCTCCTCGATGATGCGCCTTCGACGTATTCGGTTCATGAATATGGAATCCTGTAGGTGTAAAACAATATTCACTGAGTCAGGTAAATATGGGAGGTTTATAAAAGAATACCTTCGACGTAAGATATTGCATCATGTCATTTATATCCTGTCCAAATGTCGCTTCATTATGTTCGACCTTATTTGCTAATACTTTATTTTTGGACACCTCCTTCTCGAATTTCTCCTGCAGAGTTTGAAGGTTACCTGTGAGTGCCTTGTTCTCCTGTTTGAGCTCCGTGTTCTCCTTCCGAACGATCTGCAATTCAATCTGAACAGCCTTGAATTTGCTTTTGAACTCCGTGTTCTCCTTCCGAACGATCTGTAATTCAGTCTGAAAAGCCTTGAATTTGCTTGTGACCTCCGTTTTCTCCTTCCGAGCAATCTGCAATTCATTCTGAACAGTCTTGAAGTTGCTTTTGACCTCCGTGTTGTCCTGCAAAACAACATCGAGTCTTCTTTGAATCCCATGTATTATTTGTAGAACTTCTGGAGACATGCTCGATGATGTGGTGCCCAAGGACTCTGCAAGAGAAGAGCGGAAAGAAGtctgttcttcttctacaGCCATCACAACTTAACATCTTGTTAACAAATAATGAAATTATTGATGCTGACCTTGTAATTGAAGCGCCTTTTGTTTCTTCCTGGCTTTCCGTTGAGCTTTCTTGCTCATTTTAACCTTCACCTCCGCCGATGATGTTTGTACCTGTGCtaacttcttcttcttcttccttttctgcAGTCCCTTTGTCTCTGTAGTGTGGAGAGTTATTGATAAGCACAGAGCATGATTCCATAGAATGGATTTGCGCACCGGAAGATTCAATTTGAAGTTCAGGGTCATTGTGAGCATTCTCGGGTGAATCGTCGACACTTGCATCCGAGTGACTGCCTTCTGTGTCCCTATCAACATCTTCTTCCAACGAGTTGCCTTCTGTTTCTCCATCTTGGCTCTCTAGGGCAAAAGTCAAATGAGGCCTTGTGGTATCAGAAGCATGGCATACCTTGAACGATAAGGGTATCATCCTTGATAGCAGTGCCAATGTCCACATCCTTGATAGTCGTGCCAATGTCCAGAGACACGGATGGGCCAGACAAGGCCTCGTCATCAAGACGTGTGGAGAACATCGCATCCTCATCTGGACAGATTCAGATAAAACATTGCCATACAATGAGTGAAGCACACCTGTTTCATTGTTTGCTTTGCTTATTAGGAGTTCATCCTCCTTTGGTGAAGTTGTCGCATCATCTAACGGTGCTTCGCCATCATTGTCGTCCACCGACAGATGACGGAGTGTATCCGAGTCTGTCAAAAGAATAAGGGTACAAGAACTTTTGGGAAGAATACGCGATGCGTACCGGGCTCATATTCGGAGTCATAGTCAGAGTTGGCGTACTCACCCTCTGTGATAGAGGATTCCATCCCAGAGACAAAAGAGCGGGCGACATGGAGTAGGCGGGAAGAACTATCCATTTTCAGCACCACTTGCGATGCTACAGGATTCGACCCGGCCATTAAGGTGCCCGCAGTAGCACTACTATCTGTGGAGGGCTTCTCCTTTGGCAATGCGACTAGATGTGCAAAGTTGAATAAATGCccttgtcaatgtcaatgaacGGTTCAAATTTGTATGTTGAACTGACATATTAGTAAAGGGTCGTTATCTCCCAATGGAACGCTATACAGTCCATATAATACTGGGATATCGATGCCTACAACAAGTGTCTTGGGCCCTCCGTCCCAGTCGGGAGGTAGAAGAATGCTCCTTAAAAATTGGTCGACGTTGGATCTCTCAGCTTCTCCGGTTACGTCCAAGTCATCTTGAAGTCCTCTTGTCAGCACATAACAGGTCACATGTCACAATATCGTACGGTCACACACCGGCTAGCCAATACTGGAGAGCCCACTCCGGGAGACCCTCATGTTGAGGTACGTCTATCGGTGCATATGTAGGTATTTTTCTAGACAATTGTGATTCCGTGACTCCCATAATCTTGGACATACGCAACATGTATACGAGTATGACATCGGCATCGGACCTCCCTGAGCATTCGATTCGAAATTCAGATTTCGAATTTTGGATGATTGACTGGGGGTTGAACACAACGACGGTGAGAGGTTTCGACCATAGATCCATAATGATACACTGAAGGGAGAGCAATAGAGTATGAGAATCCTCGAAGCGACCAGCTGCCATAAGTGTTGAAATCCCTCTGTTATCGATCAAGAATTGACAGTCATATTCCCTCCGATCGGCCCATTGTCTTCTTCATGGCGGACTCGTGTTCACCCGTGTGGTGCAACAACTTGGAGCAGTGAAGATTCCTTTTTTGTATTCTGGTATATTTAAATATAGAGATTCCTTCTTCAGCGTTCCAATCCGTCTCAATCTCTCCAGATCAAATACTATCAAATCCTATTATGGAGCAAACATCCCTGTTTGCAGTCTCCAAGTTCGTGTCTTCTGGGTGTATCACGCGTTTCATCTCACCAATTTCTCCGAAACGCATGTCGAATAATAATATCAGTTACCGCACAGGAACAAGGATGCCTCCTTTTTGCAACGACCGATTCTATGTGGCATATCCAGTTAGAAACATGCTTCAATCGCGCGGCCACCTTCGATACTACAGACTTTGGAGTCTGATTGCATTGATACGCTCAATGCCCACAATCCACTTTTCAACCAATTGTATCGCTGCTGCGTCACTTGGGGGAAATTACGGATAACATCACCAAAACGTCGAATAGATGATGGTTAAGCGCCTGTCAATTTCAATAACATGTTTGATGAAAAAAATGTTTCTTATGAGACACATTAAAACGATTCCGCTTCGATTACTGACGGCAACAGTCGATTTCCCACTATAGACTGATGGTACGGTGGTCAATCACAGAACTAAGCTCAGATATCCGGAATATACAGCAGCAGATCAAGGACTTCTTGATCGTCCATCTTCACTGTGCAAAATTCCTACGATGAGCATGTGTGGGATAGCTCTTGATTTAACGATTTAACTGAATGAACCGCTCGCCAGCGACATGATAAGCGGCAATTGGGCCTGGGGGTTGGGTACATCGGATATCGTGGGAGTTGCAACTGCGTCCATTTGCCACACTATCTCTTTATCCGGCAAAGCAACTTTGAACGATTCGATGAGCAGACTTAGCACCACCTCTGGAAGTACAAGTTGAAAATTTAAAAATGCACCATCAAGAGAAATAAGTCGCAACACTCACTCATTTCCAACTGGGAAAATTTGAATCCTCTGAAAGAAAGGATTGATTTGATTAGGACTGGACTTCGTGCGGTTGTAACAAAAGCTTACATGCAAGCTCTTGACCCCCCTAGAAAGGTCATTCTGTGATTGAAAGAAAACGGTAAATAGAACAATTCAAATAAAAACATAGCAAATTTCTCACAAGTTTGCGTATATCCCAGGTAGGCGTGCGTTCGTGACTGTCTCAGGCAATGGCTCGAGCCATCTCTCTGGCTTCCACTCGTAAGAGTCAGGTCCCCACAATTCGGGGTTTCGATTAGCGGCCAGAATCCCGATCAAGATCTTCGTGTTTTTGGGGACAAAGATCTCCGTGACTGTTTGGCCATCAGTACCTTTAATCGGGGAGGATAATGGGACTGAGACGTCCTTTCTCGCGCTGTAAGAGTGAACCAATCGTCATGTTAGCAGTTCAAACAATGAAACATTGAGAAGGGATACTCACACTCGCATCGCAATAGAAACTGGTGGGTATCTGAAAATATTTTCAGATAAGGAGAGGTTGGATATACATGATGGACTTACAGCCTGAGAGTCTCACGGCTATAGCATCGAGATATGGAAGGACAACAAGCTCATCATATGGTATATCACCACCATAACGCGCTCGAGCCTCGATTATCTCCTCTCTGagccttgcttgagcatcCGGGTGCTTAGCCAATAAATGAAAAACGCGGGACAGCGCAGCTGATGTTGTATCAGTGGCGGCAAACGTCAGAGAACTAAGAGAAAATAGACAATACGCATCAGATCCAGCTGGCAGGAATAGAAAACGGTCGCGGATGTTGCTTGACTACTCACGACATCTGACCAATGACCTCCTCATCAGAGAGGCGGTCTGATCCCGAGGCAGACATATTTGCCCTGACTGAGAAGAAATTACAATATGTTTTAAATTACAAAGTCGTTCAAGAATTAGATCATTACTCACGAAGGATGCTTAGAATATCTTTTCCTTGGCCAATCTGATTTCTGACAGCCTCATCGCCATTGtccagtgcctgtctctTCGAGTTTAAGATCTCAACGGAGGTGTTGTACATGGTGTCCGTAATATCTCGAATCTTGTGCGCCGCTTTCCACGGCAATAGATTTACAATGGCGCGCCGAATTTTCGGTGGCCCTACCCGAGTCGTCCATCCCAGATACATGCGAGCGAACATCATTTTCGATGCCACAGGACTACGCCGTTTAATATCATTTATAAGAAAAagggaagatgaggaggcgAAACTCACACAAGCTCCTGGGTCGATTTATAGTATGGGTGGCTGGGTTCGTCTTCTTTCAAAGAGTCAAACGAGTAGCCAAGCCCACTTTGTCCTATCAGCTCAAGAGCGGTGCGCTTCATCCATGGAAGCAGGTCAATCTTTAAACCTCACATCAACATCTGCCAACATATTTAGAGGGAATTAATGCATATTACCTCTTGCGCGCTGTTCTTAACCTTCTCCAAGATCGTATCACGAAGTTTGTGAGTAACATCGTAGAAAATTGGAACTTGTAGGAACAGTCAGCGGTATGGGATCAGATGAAATCCGTTCAACGCTCACCCATTTCTCGCATATGCGCAATAGAAAATACGGGGTTGAGCATCTTCCTTTGTTTACGATGCTGCTCGCCTGTTTCCCGTCAGAATGTGAGGGGAGTTCACATAATGAATATCATGCTCCTCACCAAGACTGCTAAGGATCCCAGGTCCAAATAAAAGCTTGCTTTCTCTGAAACATATAATCGTTGAGAATATGTACAAGGCATGTCAAATTGCTTTCGAACGCACCGAATAAACATGGTTGTCTCTTCAAAAATATCCTGGTCCTGCCGATGCGTGTCATTTTGACCATTTTCTTGCATAACAATAATAATTACACCACCTTAACGATGATGTGGTGCAATGCCTTTGGATCGAAAACATACAGTTGGGTTTCCTGGATTAGATACATTAAGAATTCTGATCAGGGAAAAAGGAGGTAGTTACTGACACCGAACAGTGCTTTGATTTTGATAACACCTCCAACTGGTTTTCAAGACAAGAATTCAGTAGCTAACGCTGCCGTAAAATAGAACAGTTGAGCTACGTACATGTATCCGCAATTCTCTTGTGAAAGTCCCAAGCATTGGCGTTGAAAAGCTCTGGATATGTGCCTATGATTTCAATCTCTCAGTAAAAACATTTACCGTGCTTTGTGAAAGCAAGATACTCACCCAGCCATGATTTTGGAATAGGTCCCGGTATATTGTCGAGGGGCGAGGTAATCAAATAGCGCCGGCACAGTATACAGCTTGAAGCCACCGCTATTATGATCACAAAAAGCGGGAGGGGGAATGACATATGATTAAAGGGATATGATTCCTAGAGGTGGACAGCAGGAGTTTGGGCATACGTGGGCAACTTGGATGGCATTTTATACACCTCAATTATAACAGGTAGCAATCAAGACGAATTCGAGTCAATGGAACAAACGATTGCGTTCCATCCTGTAAAAGATGACGCGTTTTGGATTATGGGAAGCGTCCATGAATCCCGATCCAGTGATCCTCTTCGACTGCGCAGGCGCTCATTCCGACAGCGTAGGTTTGTAGAGACTTATTGAACGCTTGCAAAGTCGCCGTGAGCCTGTTGTGGTACTGGTGAGAGAGATGGTCAGCAGTTATTATCCAAGACACTGCCACTAGGATTGACGAACGTGGAAATTAAACGTTTCATTAAGGTCTTCATAGGCTGCAAATCATGCAACTGGTAGGCGTGAGGCGCCTACCAGTTGCTTGTGAGTCAGGTTGACCATTTAAATTTTGATAAGAATAAATACCAAGGATAGTTTTTAGGCCGTACTTGGCGGGACTACATAGAAGTTGCCAGAAGTTGCAAGAGGATAACTCACCTTTACCTAATGTGGGAAAGCATTCATGAAGTGCTTGACCACCACGAAGCAACGGGGTGAGATAGACATTGCGTGGTATATGCTATTGTACAAGCCCTGATTGCAAAAAATGAGGGGGAAAAGAAGAGGCATacaacacaaaaaaaaaaaaaaaaacagaaaataATTCAGAATTTGTCTATCGACATTGAGAAGAGATGGTGCGGACAACATagaaagga
This portion of the Psilocybe cubensis strain MGC-MH-2018 chromosome 12, whole genome shotgun sequence genome encodes:
- a CDS encoding Cytochrome P450 monooxygenase 91; its protein translation is MLGTFTRELRIHDQDIFEETTMFIRESKLLFGPGILSSLGEQHRKQRKMLNPVFSIAHMREMVPIFYDVTHKLRDTILEKVKNSAQEIDLLPWMKRTALELIGQSGLGYSFDSLKEDEPSHPYYKSTQELVPVASKMMFARMYLGWTTRVGPPKIRRAIVNLLPWKAAHKIRDITDTMYNTSVEILNSKRQALDNGDEAVRNQIGQGKDILSILLRANMSASGSDRLSDEEVIGQMSSLTFAATDTTSAALSRVFHLLAKHPDAQARLREEIIEARARYGGDIPYDELVVLPYLDAIAVRLSGFSIAMRVARKDVSVPLSSPIKGTDGQTVTEIFVPKNTKILIGILAANRNPELWGPDSYEWKPERWLEPLPETVTNARLPGIYANLMTFLGGSRACIGFKFSQLEMKVVLSLLIESFKVALPDKEIVWQMDAVATPTISDVPNPQAQLPLIMSLASGSFS
- a CDS encoding Cytochrome P450 monooxygenase 98 yields the protein MQTYTIAAGLVAFVVGLRLYASAGKSKLPLPPGPKGLPLIGNLLDMPRTLEWQTYHKWAKELKSDIIYVNVAGTSLVVLDSLEACKDLLDKRSTNYSSRPRMPMLIELMGYGFLVAIMEYGERWRQHRRLIHQALNPAAASTITLPPTLKAARNVLGRFLEKPNDIMGNLRHMTGEAIISIAYGLDVLPENDPYIHLAEKANEGPVEAVVPGAFLVDMLPFLKYVPAWVPGAGFQKKAAKWKALGQAMINVPFEKTKENMRAGICPPCLTSTCLAEMEHGAADVAYSEENIKNAAGTLYSVGADTTLSIVGSCVLALIDHPEVVKKAQLELDKVIKPGHLPDFNDQPSLPYITAIVKEGLRWNDAVPMGVPHLIEVEDEYKGHRLPARSIVIANSWAILHDEKLYPDPFTFNPDRFMKGDSLDPNVQDPGEACWGFGRRICPGRHMAFSTIWIAIASLLTVYDIRKQVDEDGNAIENNHEYVSNITYSPKPFVGSITPRSKEAENLIRSFAWQSAIC